A single genomic interval of Candidatus Trichorickettsia mobilis harbors:
- a CDS encoding PD-(D/E)XK nuclease family transposase, translated as LKDFYFTFIELPKFTKTKIEELGSIIEKWCFFFKYASKTSEADLEKLIGSDLVIKTAYEALNQFNWSETELIAYEQELKRVRDNIAALEYQIDQAEARGEARGKEEIAKKMLSQNWLASDISAITGLSSETIAKLSRS; from the coding sequence ATTTAAAAGATTTTTATTTTACCTTTATAGAGTTACCTAAATTTACAAAAACTAAAATAGAAGAGCTGGGTAGCATAATCGAAAAATGGTGCTTTTTTTTCAAATATGCCAGCAAAACAAGTGAAGCGGATCTAGAAAAGTTAATCGGTAGCGATCTTGTCATTAAGACTGCTTATGAAGCCCTAAATCAGTTTAATTGGAGTGAGACTGAGCTAATAGCTTACGAGCAGGAGCTCAAAAGAGTTAGGGATAATATAGCGGCGCTTGAGTATCAGATAGATCAAGCAGAAGCCAGAGGAGAAGCCAGGGGTAAAGAAGAAATTGCCAAAAAAATGCTCTCTCAAAACTGGCTTGCATCTGATATTTCTGCTATTACGGGTTTATCTTCCGAAACAATTGCTAAACTTAGTCGTTCTTAA